Proteins encoded in a region of the Salinicoccus sp. RF5 genome:
- a CDS encoding GntR family transcriptional regulator: MSDEMAEKKGLENIVEEIHNLIESENIQVGEKLPSERYLKEKLNVSRQSVREALRALELLGIIYVRRGEGTFLADIDSHQLFQLIGRYLIRTERQQNEIVEIKQVIEAYVKSKHQDDTVTVLDDDNQIMKKIYILLDKYSKAFKS; this comes from the coding sequence GTGTCTGATGAAATGGCGGAAAAAAAAGGGCTGGAAAATATTGTTGAAGAAATTCACAATCTCATCGAATCCGAAAATATCCAGGTGGGTGAAAAACTGCCAAGTGAAAGATATCTGAAGGAAAAGCTGAATGTGAGCAGACAGAGTGTAAGGGAAGCCCTGAGGGCGCTTGAACTTCTCGGCATCATCTACGTCAGGCGTGGAGAAGGGACATTTCTGGCTGACATCGACAGCCATCAGCTTTTCCAGCTCATCGGCAGATATCTGATACGGACGGAAAGGCAGCAGAATGAAATAGTTGAAATAAAACAGGTGATCGAGGCCTATGTGAAATCAAAGCACCAGGATGACACAGTGACTGTGCTTGATGATGACAATCAGATCATGAAGAAGATCTACATCCTGCTCGACAAATATTCAAAAGCTTTCAAATCGTAA
- the accD gene encoding acetyl-CoA carboxylase, carboxyltransferase subunit beta: MLKDLFSKLNKKVNETDRNDGTFENSEAIMTKCPNCKKILYSKELYKRLNVCTNCEHHLPITAPDRMEALMDEGSVMPILESITSANPLNFPNYESKLNKDKEKTGLNEAVICAEGTIEGTPAVVAIMDSRFRMGSMGSAVGEKLARTFEYATERRLPVIVFTASGGARMQEGIISLMQMAKVSVAIERHNQAGLLYIAYMTNPTTGGVSASFASVGDINLAERGALIGFAGRRVIEETIKEKLPDDFQTAEFLLKHGQLDEVVNRRDMKSYLGRILKLHSGV, translated from the coding sequence ATGCTAAAAGACTTGTTCTCCAAACTGAATAAAAAAGTGAACGAAACCGACCGTAATGATGGCACTTTCGAAAACAGCGAGGCCATCATGACGAAGTGTCCAAACTGCAAGAAGATACTGTACTCGAAGGAACTCTACAAGCGGCTGAATGTCTGCACGAATTGTGAACATCATCTTCCCATAACCGCTCCGGATCGTATGGAGGCGCTGATGGACGAAGGATCGGTGATGCCGATCCTCGAAAGCATCACTTCCGCGAACCCCCTGAACTTTCCCAACTATGAATCCAAGCTGAACAAGGATAAGGAGAAGACAGGGTTGAATGAAGCGGTCATCTGTGCGGAAGGGACCATCGAAGGGACACCTGCTGTAGTGGCCATCATGGACTCCAGGTTCAGGATGGGCAGCATGGGTTCCGCCGTCGGCGAAAAGCTGGCCAGAACCTTCGAATATGCTACAGAGCGCCGTCTTCCTGTGATCGTCTTTACGGCGAGTGGCGGTGCGCGCATGCAGGAGGGCATCATCTCACTGATGCAGATGGCAAAGGTGAGCGTGGCCATTGAGCGCCATAACCAGGCCGGGCTCCTCTATATCGCCTATATGACAAACCCGACGACGGGCGGGGTATCTGCAAGCTTCGCATCCGTCGGGGATATCAACCTTGCTGAACGGGGTGCGCTCATCGGCTTTGCCGGCAGACGGGTGATAGAGGAGACCATCAAGGAAAAACTGCCGGATGATTTCCAGACAGCCGAATTCCTACTGAAGCATGGACAGCTGGATGAAGTCGTCAACCGCAGGGATATGAAGAGCTATCTCGGAAGAATACTGAAACTGCATAGTGGGGTGTGA
- a CDS encoding acetyl-CoA carboxylase carboxyltransferase subunit alpha, whose product MAFEFEKPIYELEDKIGELEKYAAKNKIDLTKEINFLEKKVEDKKDEVYSNLTPWQRVEIARYVKRPTTLEYIEEMFDDFIEFFGDRVHSDDAAIVGGIASYHGTPVTVIGHQRGRDTKGNIHRNFGMAHPDGYRKALRLMKQADKFNRPVICFIDTKGAYPGKAAEERGQSESIARNLVEMAGLKVPVISIVIGEGGSGGALALGVCNRLLMLENATYSVISPEGAASILFKDASLKEIAAESLKITAADLKSFGIADEVIVEPKGGAHNDREAVISALDAAIARHLDELRTMDGQTLMDDRYEKYMNIGVFTEQS is encoded by the coding sequence ATGGCGTTTGAATTTGAAAAGCCGATTTATGAGCTGGAAGATAAGATTGGAGAACTTGAGAAGTATGCTGCAAAGAACAAGATCGATCTGACGAAGGAAATCAATTTCCTTGAGAAGAAGGTCGAGGACAAGAAGGATGAGGTCTACAGCAATCTGACCCCGTGGCAGCGCGTCGAAATAGCGAGGTACGTCAAACGTCCGACGACGCTCGAATACATTGAGGAGATGTTCGATGATTTCATCGAGTTCTTCGGAGACCGCGTGCACAGTGATGACGCTGCCATCGTAGGGGGGATCGCATCATATCATGGCACTCCTGTTACGGTCATCGGACATCAGCGCGGCCGGGATACGAAAGGCAACATCCACAGAAACTTCGGCATGGCGCATCCGGATGGCTACCGCAAGGCACTGAGGCTGATGAAACAGGCGGATAAATTCAACCGTCCGGTCATATGCTTCATCGACACGAAGGGGGCATATCCGGGGAAAGCGGCAGAAGAGCGCGGGCAGAGCGAGTCCATTGCGCGTAACCTAGTTGAAATGGCCGGTCTCAAAGTGCCGGTGATCAGCATCGTCATCGGGGAAGGCGGCTCTGGGGGGGCTTTGGCCCTTGGTGTATGCAACCGGCTCCTGATGCTTGAGAATGCCACGTATTCCGTCATTTCTCCGGAAGGAGCAGCGAGCATACTCTTCAAGGATGCATCCCTCAAGGAGATTGCTGCGGAATCCCTGAAGATCACTGCTGCAGACCTGAAATCATTCGGCATCGCAGATGAGGTCATCGTGGAGCCGAAAGGTGGCGCCCACAATGACAGGGAGGCAGTGATCTCCGCGCTCGATGCAGCGATCGCAAGGCACCTTGATGAGCTTCGCACCATGGACGGCCAGACATTGATGGATGACCGTTATGAAAAATACATGAATATCGGCGTTTTTACTGAACAGTCCTGA
- the pfkA gene encoding 6-phosphofructokinase has protein sequence MKKIAVLTSGGDSPGMNAAVRAVVRKSIYEGIEVYGVYQGYQGLVTDNIKKLELGDVGDIIQRGGTKLYSARCPEFIEPDVRKKAIENLQKRGIDSLVVIGGDGSYRGAQRLNEEGIHTVGVPGTIDNDINGTDYTIGFDTALNTIIDAVDRIRDTATSHERTFIIEVMGRDAGDLALWAGVAGGAETILIPEAPSDIKEVAERIETGMKRGKKHSIIIVAEGVMSAGECADELRKYINVDTRESVLGHMQRGGKPTGSDRVLASRLGAYAVELLLNDIHGHAVGIENNRMTKTSFDKVFEESHKIDEGLYRLSRELSI, from the coding sequence ATGAAGAAAATTGCAGTACTGACAAGCGGAGGAGATTCTCCCGGCATGAATGCCGCAGTAAGAGCCGTCGTAAGGAAAAGCATATATGAAGGCATAGAAGTCTACGGTGTATACCAAGGCTATCAGGGCCTCGTCACCGACAATATAAAGAAACTCGAACTGGGGGATGTCGGAGACATCATCCAGAGAGGGGGCACAAAGCTCTATTCTGCAAGGTGCCCGGAATTCATAGAGCCCGACGTCAGGAAAAAGGCCATCGAAAATCTCCAGAAGCGCGGCATCGACTCCCTTGTAGTCATCGGTGGGGACGGCTCCTACAGAGGCGCCCAGCGTCTGAATGAAGAGGGCATCCATACAGTCGGCGTACCGGGCACGATAGATAATGACATCAACGGCACGGACTATACCATCGGATTCGATACGGCCCTCAATACGATCATTGACGCGGTCGACAGGATCAGGGATACGGCGACGAGCCACGAACGGACCTTCATCATCGAGGTCATGGGAAGGGACGCCGGTGACCTGGCACTTTGGGCCGGTGTGGCAGGCGGGGCTGAGACGATCCTCATCCCGGAAGCCCCATCCGATATCAAAGAGGTTGCCGAAAGGATCGAAACCGGCATGAAGCGTGGCAAGAAGCACTCCATCATCATCGTTGCAGAAGGTGTGATGAGTGCAGGGGAATGTGCAGATGAGCTCCGCAAATACATCAATGTGGATACACGCGAGAGCGTCCTCGGCCACATGCAGCGTGGAGGAAAACCGACGGGCAGCGACCGTGTGCTGGCCTCCCGTCTGGGGGCATATGCAGTGGAACTGCTCCTGAATGATATCCACGGACACGCAGTCGGCATTGAAAACAACCGTATGACGAAGACGAGCTTCGACAAGGTCTTCGAAGAAAGCCACAAGATAGATGAAGGTCTATACAGACTCTCGAGAGAGCTATCCATATAG
- the pyk gene encoding pyruvate kinase, whose translation MRNTKIVCTIGPASESPEMLEKLMDAGMNIARLNFSHGDHEEHRARIANIRKAADKLGHTVAILLDTKGPEIRTHTMENGEIELSKGQKITVSMEEVLGTPEKFSVTYAGLIDDVDTEDRILLDDGLIELKIDDIDHDAKEIHCHVLNDGVLKNKKGVNVPGVSVKLPGITEKDREDIIFGIGEGVDFIAASFIRTNSDVLEIRELLEEQSAEYIKVIPKIENQEGIDNIDEILEVSDGLMVARGDMGVEIPPESVPMVQKDLIKKCNMLGKPVITATQMLDSMQYNPRCTRAEASDVANAIYDGTDAVMLSGETAAGDYPLESVQTMASIAVSAEEAQDYKKLLSARTKSLQTNLVTAIGVSVAHTALNLQCRAIVAATESGHTARMISKYRPHADIVAVTPHEYVARQLQLVWGVHPVVKEGERDTDELLNVSVSAAMEKGFATHGDLLIITAGVPAGEAGTTNLMKLHIVGDVLVRAQGIGRRSTVGEVVIINSSDDISKKDVEGKIIVVQSVDADMTPYLEKAAGLVTVEGGLTSHGAIVGLNLNLPTIVGAKEALEVLEEGMTITVDSEQNCIFSGHANVL comes from the coding sequence ATGCGCAACACTAAGATAGTATGTACGATAGGACCCGCTTCCGAGTCACCTGAAATGCTGGAAAAGCTGATGGATGCAGGCATGAACATCGCCCGCCTGAACTTTTCCCATGGTGACCATGAAGAGCATCGGGCAAGGATCGCGAACATAAGAAAAGCAGCGGACAAGCTTGGCCATACAGTAGCTATCCTGCTCGATACAAAAGGACCTGAAATCCGTACACATACGATGGAGAATGGGGAAATCGAACTTTCCAAGGGACAGAAGATCACCGTATCCATGGAAGAGGTCCTCGGGACGCCTGAGAAGTTTTCCGTAACTTACGCAGGGCTGATCGATGATGTCGATACCGAAGACCGCATCCTGCTGGATGACGGGCTGATCGAGCTGAAAATCGACGACATTGACCATGATGCGAAAGAAATACACTGCCATGTCCTGAACGATGGCGTGTTGAAGAACAAGAAGGGCGTCAATGTACCCGGTGTATCCGTGAAACTTCCAGGCATCACCGAAAAGGACCGTGAAGACATCATTTTTGGCATCGGGGAAGGTGTCGACTTCATTGCAGCGAGCTTCATCCGTACGAACAGCGATGTGCTGGAGATACGTGAGCTGCTCGAAGAGCAGTCTGCCGAATACATCAAGGTCATTCCGAAGATCGAGAACCAGGAAGGCATCGACAACATTGACGAGATCCTGGAAGTATCGGACGGCCTGATGGTGGCGCGCGGCGACATGGGTGTCGAGATTCCACCAGAGTCCGTACCGATGGTCCAGAAGGACCTCATCAAAAAATGCAATATGCTCGGAAAGCCAGTGATTACTGCCACCCAGATGCTGGATTCCATGCAGTATAACCCGCGTTGTACACGTGCTGAAGCCAGTGACGTGGCCAATGCCATCTATGATGGCACGGATGCGGTGATGCTGAGCGGTGAGACGGCTGCCGGGGACTATCCATTGGAATCCGTACAGACGATGGCCAGCATCGCCGTTTCTGCTGAAGAGGCACAAGACTATAAGAAGCTCCTCTCTGCACGGACCAAGTCGCTACAGACGAACCTCGTCACGGCCATCGGTGTCTCCGTTGCCCATACGGCCCTCAACCTTCAGTGTCGTGCAATAGTGGCAGCCACTGAATCAGGTCATACAGCGCGGATGATTTCGAAGTATCGCCCGCATGCTGACATCGTTGCCGTGACGCCGCATGAATATGTGGCCCGCCAACTCCAGCTTGTCTGGGGTGTGCATCCCGTCGTTAAGGAAGGAGAGCGGGACACTGATGAGTTGCTGAATGTATCCGTATCTGCGGCAATGGAAAAAGGTTTTGCCACACACGGTGATCTGCTGATCATCACTGCAGGGGTGCCGGCTGGTGAAGCCGGAACGACCAACCTGATGAAACTGCACATCGTCGGGGACGTCCTCGTACGGGCCCAAGGGATCGGCAGAAGAAGTACTGTCGGCGAAGTTGTCATCATTAATTCATCAGACGACATCTCTAAAAAGGACGTCGAAGGAAAAATCATCGTTGTCCAGTCTGTGGACGCCGATATGACCCCTTATCTCGAAAAGGCTGCGGGTCTCGTCACCGTAGAAGGTGGGCTGACCTCCCATGGTGCCATTGTGGGGCTGAACTTGAATCTGCCGACGATCGTTGGTGCCAAGGAAGCGCTTGAAGTTCTTGAAGAAGGTATGACAATCACTGTAGATTCGGAACAGAACTGCATCTTCAGCGGTCATGCCAATGTACTATAG
- a CDS encoding DUF485 domain-containing protein, whose protein sequence is MSNIDYKKISDQPEFEALLRKRNKFILPISIFFIIATLIFPVLTGYTDLLNYEAFGNISWAWIYAIMLFIMVWTLVTIYMKRAKEFDKEADEIIRKYREGEYK, encoded by the coding sequence ATGTCAAATATTGATTATAAGAAGATTTCTGATCAGCCTGAATTCGAGGCGCTTCTCAGAAAGCGGAATAAGTTCATCCTGCCGATCAGCATCTTCTTCATCATCGCTACGCTTATTTTTCCGGTACTGACGGGATACACCGACCTGCTCAATTATGAGGCGTTCGGTAACATTTCATGGGCGTGGATCTACGCAATTATGCTTTTCATCATGGTCTGGACACTTGTCACAATCTACATGAAAAGGGCGAAGGAGTTCGACAAGGAAGCCGATGAAATCATCAGAAAGTACAGGGAAGGGGAATACAAATGA
- a CDS encoding cation acetate symporter, translating to MNLTVIIMFLVFVGATLVITYFASKRTQSTNDFYTAGGGLTGWQNGLAISGDYLSAASFLGIAGAIALWGFDGFFYSVGYLTAYLVVLYIVAEPLRNLGKYTVADMIAARFELKKVRAFAALSSITIVIFYMLAQLVGAGALIQLLFDIPYSVSVILVGIMMTIYVLFGGMTATSWVQMVKAVLLMIGTLIISFLVLLNFNFNIFAMFGEMKNITAPELEGPFLNPGSQGSSPLNNISLIVALLFGTAGLPHILMRFFTVKDAKTARSSVMWATWIIGIFYILTIFLGFGAAALLTREEIIAANPAGNMAAPLLAERLGGDFLMSFVAAVAFATILAVVAGLVLSGASAFAHDIYGQVIKKGKMTDREQMLAARTAALSVSVLSIILALFAQNQNVAFLVSLAFCVAASANLPVIVYTIFWKRFNTQGAIAGIITGLVVSLVLVILSPNVMDPSGNAFIAMEPIFPLDNPALISVPAGFIGAFLGTFLGKAESHEKYREVKVKSVTGISTSDVSH from the coding sequence ATGAATTTAACAGTCATCATCATGTTCCTGGTGTTTGTTGGGGCAACATTGGTAATTACATATTTTGCTTCCAAGCGCACACAGTCCACGAATGACTTCTATACAGCAGGCGGAGGCCTGACAGGCTGGCAGAACGGCCTGGCAATTTCAGGTGACTATCTGTCGGCGGCTTCATTTCTGGGTATCGCTGGTGCAATCGCCCTGTGGGGATTCGATGGGTTCTTCTATAGTGTCGGCTATTTGACCGCTTATCTGGTCGTTCTGTATATCGTCGCAGAGCCACTCAGGAATTTGGGTAAATACACAGTTGCGGATATGATAGCCGCAAGGTTTGAATTGAAGAAAGTGCGGGCATTTGCAGCCCTCTCTTCCATCACGATCGTCATCTTCTATATGCTTGCCCAGCTTGTTGGCGCAGGCGCACTGATACAGCTTCTATTTGATATACCGTACAGTGTCTCAGTCATCCTGGTAGGCATCATGATGACGATCTATGTCCTGTTCGGTGGGATGACGGCGACGAGCTGGGTGCAGATGGTCAAAGCGGTACTGCTCATGATCGGTACGCTCATCATCTCTTTTCTTGTACTGCTCAACTTCAACTTCAATATATTCGCGATGTTCGGGGAGATGAAGAACATCACGGCACCCGAGCTGGAGGGTCCATTCCTCAATCCGGGATCCCAGGGTTCTTCGCCCCTCAATAACATTTCACTCATCGTCGCGCTGCTGTTCGGTACTGCAGGGCTGCCGCACATCCTCATGAGGTTCTTTACCGTCAAGGATGCGAAGACGGCGAGAAGCTCCGTCATGTGGGCAACATGGATCATAGGCATCTTCTATATCCTGACGATCTTCCTCGGTTTCGGCGCTGCTGCACTGCTGACGCGTGAAGAGATCATCGCTGCGAACCCTGCAGGCAACATGGCTGCACCACTCCTTGCTGAAAGGCTTGGGGGAGACTTCCTCATGTCCTTCGTCGCCGCGGTCGCATTCGCAACGATCCTCGCTGTAGTAGCCGGGCTGGTACTCTCCGGCGCAAGTGCATTTGCACATGATATATACGGTCAGGTGATAAAGAAGGGCAAGATGACGGACAGGGAACAGATGCTGGCGGCAAGGACTGCAGCTTTGAGCGTCAGTGTGCTGTCCATAATCCTTGCACTTTTCGCCCAGAACCAGAACGTGGCGTTCCTGGTCTCCCTGGCATTTTGTGTAGCCGCCAGTGCAAACCTTCCGGTCATCGTCTATACGATCTTCTGGAAGCGCTTCAACACACAGGGGGCGATTGCCGGCATCATCACAGGCTTGGTCGTATCACTGGTACTTGTCATCCTGAGTCCGAACGTAATGGACCCATCCGGAAATGCATTCATTGCCATGGAACCGATATTCCCATTGGATAACCCTGCACTGATTTCTGTACCTGCAGGCTTTATCGGTGCCTTCCTCGGGACATTCCTCGGCAAGGCGGAATCCCACGAAAAGTATCGGGAGGTCAAGGTCAAATCGGTCACAGGCATATCCACTTCGGATGTTTCCCATTAG
- a CDS encoding citrate synthase, which translates to MSDKKGLEGIVAAESRISSIIGSQLTYCGYEIDDLAENASFEEVVFLLWNDRLPNQSELDDFQAKLFEHMTLNPRVYNHFEEYAADKVHPMTGIRTALSYLAHFDPNAEDMSEEANQEKAIRIQAKVASLVSAFSRIRNGQEVVKPKEGLSYAANFLYMLNGEEPNDTEVEAMNKALVLHADHELNASTFTARVCVATLSDVYSGVTAAAGALKGPLHGGANERVMQMLSEIDSSDDVESYLKEKFENKEKIMGMGHRVYKEGDPRAKYLKDMSKKLTEQIGEPDLYEKSVKIAEIVEREKGLLPNVDFFSASVYHSLGIDHDLFTPIFAMSRVSGWLAHILEQYQDNRLIRPRAEYVGQIDRKYEPIEER; encoded by the coding sequence ATGTCTGACAAAAAAGGTTTAGAAGGTATTGTAGCGGCCGAGTCCCGCATCAGCTCCATCATTGGTTCACAGCTGACTTATTGTGGCTATGAAATCGATGACCTTGCTGAAAATGCATCGTTCGAGGAAGTCGTCTTCCTGCTTTGGAACGATAGGCTCCCGAACCAATCAGAACTGGATGATTTCCAGGCGAAACTATTCGAGCATATGACACTCAACCCGAGAGTCTACAACCATTTCGAAGAATATGCTGCAGATAAGGTCCACCCGATGACGGGCATCCGTACTGCACTGTCATACCTTGCGCATTTCGATCCGAATGCAGAAGATATGAGCGAAGAGGCGAACCAGGAAAAGGCGATCCGCATCCAGGCGAAGGTTGCATCCCTCGTTTCTGCATTCTCAAGGATCCGCAACGGTCAGGAAGTCGTGAAGCCGAAGGAAGGCCTGAGCTACGCAGCCAACTTCCTGTACATGCTGAACGGAGAAGAGCCGAATGACACTGAAGTTGAAGCGATGAACAAGGCGCTTGTACTTCATGCGGACCACGAACTCAATGCCTCCACATTCACTGCACGTGTATGTGTAGCAACGCTGTCGGATGTATATTCCGGTGTCACTGCAGCAGCAGGCGCCCTTAAAGGACCACTCCATGGCGGGGCCAACGAACGCGTGATGCAGATGCTTTCTGAAATCGACTCATCTGATGATGTGGAAAGCTATCTCAAAGAGAAATTTGAGAACAAGGAAAAAATCATGGGCATGGGCCACCGTGTATATAAAGAAGGGGACCCACGCGCCAAATACTTGAAGGATATGTCCAAGAAGCTGACCGAACAGATCGGCGAACCGGATCTTTATGAGAAATCAGTAAAGATTGCTGAAATCGTTGAGAGGGAGAAGGGCCTTCTTCCAAACGTCGACTTCTTCAGTGCGTCCGTGTACCACTCGCTCGGCATCGACCACGACCTGTTTACACCAATCTTTGCGATGAGCCGTGTTTCTGGATGGCTTGCACATATCCTTGAGCAGTATCAGGACAACCGTCTGATCAGACCACGAGCCGAATATGTAGGCCAGATTGACAGAAAATACGAACCTATTGAAGAAAGATAA
- the icd gene encoding NADP-dependent isocitrate dehydrogenase, with protein MASQKITTDNGVLNVPDQPVIPFIEGDGIGPDIWSAASKVLDAAVEKAYDGKKGIEWKEVLAGQKAYDKTGEWLPQETLDTIDEYLLAIKGPLTTPIGGGIRSLNVALRQELDLFTCLRPVRYFEGVPSPLKRPEETDMVIFRENTEDIYAGIEFQEGTDDVKKVIDFLQNEMGAKNIRFPETSGIGIKPVSKEGTERLVRSAINYAIDNNRPSVTLVHKGNIMKFTEGAFKAWGYDLAEREFGDKVFTWKEYDKIVEDEGREAADKAQSEAEAAGKIVIKDAIADIFLQQILTRPKDFGVVATMNLNGDYVSDALAAQVGGIGIAPGANINYETGHAIFEATHGTAPKYAGLDKVNPSSVILSGVLMLEHIGWQEAADLITKSMEKTIASKVVTYDFARLMDGATEVKCSEFGDELIKNM; from the coding sequence ATGGCTAGTCAAAAAATCACTACAGACAACGGGGTACTCAACGTACCGGATCAACCTGTCATTCCATTCATCGAAGGAGACGGCATCGGCCCTGACATCTGGAGCGCAGCAAGTAAAGTGCTTGATGCAGCAGTTGAGAAAGCATACGACGGCAAAAAAGGCATCGAATGGAAGGAAGTCCTTGCGGGACAGAAAGCCTACGACAAGACTGGCGAATGGCTGCCGCAGGAAACGCTCGATACGATCGATGAATACCTGCTGGCCATCAAAGGGCCTCTCACAACGCCAATCGGCGGCGGCATCCGTTCCCTCAACGTTGCGTTGAGGCAGGAATTGGATCTCTTCACATGCCTTCGTCCGGTAAGGTATTTCGAAGGCGTACCTTCCCCGCTGAAGCGTCCGGAAGAGACTGACATGGTCATTTTCCGTGAGAACACTGAAGATATCTATGCGGGCATTGAATTCCAGGAAGGTACTGATGATGTCAAGAAAGTCATCGATTTCCTGCAGAATGAAATGGGTGCAAAAAATATCCGTTTCCCTGAAACTTCCGGAATCGGCATCAAACCAGTATCCAAAGAAGGAACGGAAAGGCTCGTCCGCTCTGCAATCAACTATGCGATCGACAACAACCGCCCGTCTGTAACGCTTGTCCACAAAGGGAACATCATGAAGTTCACTGAAGGTGCATTCAAAGCATGGGGTTATGACCTTGCTGAGCGCGAATTCGGAGATAAGGTCTTCACGTGGAAAGAATATGACAAGATCGTCGAGGATGAAGGCAGGGAAGCGGCAGACAAAGCGCAGTCCGAAGCTGAAGCAGCAGGCAAAATCGTCATCAAGGACGCAATTGCAGACATCTTCCTGCAGCAGATCCTCACACGTCCAAAAGACTTCGGTGTCGTAGCGACGATGAACCTGAACGGCGACTATGTTTCCGATGCACTTGCAGCGCAAGTCGGCGGAATCGGCATTGCACCAGGTGCAAACATCAACTATGAGACTGGACACGCCATCTTCGAAGCGACTCATGGTACGGCACCGAAGTACGCAGGACTCGATAAGGTGAATCCATCTTCAGTCATCCTCTCCGGCGTATTGATGCTTGAGCACATCGGATGGCAGGAAGCGGCCGACCTCATCACGAAATCAATGGAGAAGACAATCGCCTCCAAAGTGGTCACTTATGACTTTGCCCGTCTCATGGATGGCGCAACAGAAGTGAAATGTTCCGAATTCGGAGATGAACTGATCAAAAACATGTAA
- the mdh gene encoding malate dehydrogenase, producing MTRSVDSMNRKKISVIGAGFTGATTAFIAASKALGDVVLVDIPQAEDPTRGKALDMSEATPVLGVDVDITGTSSYEDTKDSDIVIITAGIARKPGMSRDDLVKTNQKVMSAVTREIVKYSPDCSILVLTNPVDAMTYTVYKESGFPKNRVIGQSGVLDTARFRTFIAEELKLSVQDVQGFVLGGHGDDMVPLIRYSNVGGVPLTSLLDQDKIDAIIERTRKGGAEIVNLLGSGSAYYAPAAALVEMAEAILSDQKRVLPAIAYLEGEYGYEDIYLGVPTVLGAEGIERIIELELTDEEKSGLDKSKDSVTNVMNMLK from the coding sequence ATGACAAGGAGCGTGGACAGCATGAACAGGAAGAAGATTTCAGTCATTGGTGCCGGATTTACCGGTGCCACGACAGCTTTCATCGCTGCATCAAAAGCATTGGGTGACGTTGTATTGGTTGATATACCACAAGCTGAAGATCCGACCCGGGGCAAAGCCCTGGACATGTCGGAAGCGACGCCTGTGCTGGGTGTTGATGTGGACATTACAGGCACAAGCAGCTATGAAGACACAAAAGACTCCGATATCGTCATCATCACAGCAGGCATAGCCAGAAAGCCGGGTATGAGCAGGGATGACCTTGTGAAGACCAACCAGAAGGTGATGTCCGCCGTTACACGTGAAATCGTCAAATATTCACCGGACTGCTCAATCCTCGTCCTCACCAACCCGGTGGATGCCATGACCTACACTGTGTACAAGGAGTCGGGCTTCCCGAAGAACAGGGTGATCGGCCAATCCGGCGTCCTTGACACAGCGCGGTTCAGAACATTCATAGCCGAAGAGCTGAAGCTTTCCGTCCAGGATGTCCAAGGCTTCGTACTCGGCGGTCATGGTGATGATATGGTGCCATTGATACGCTATTCGAACGTAGGGGGCGTCCCTCTTACAAGCCTGCTGGACCAGGATAAGATTGATGCCATCATCGAACGCACACGGAAGGGTGGGGCGGAAATCGTCAACCTGCTTGGCAGTGGTTCCGCATATTATGCACCTGCTGCAGCTCTTGTAGAAATGGCCGAAGCCATCCTTTCGGATCAGAAACGCGTACTTCCGGCAATCGCATACCTTGAAGGCGAGTACGGCTATGAGGACATCTATCTTGGGGTGCCTACAGTGCTTGGCGCAGAAGGTATTGAGCGCATCATTGAACTGGAGCTCACCGACGAAGAAAAGAGCGGGCTGGATAAATCCAAGGACTCTGTGACGAATGTCATGAACATGTTGAAATAA